One Halomonas sp. THAF5a genomic region harbors:
- a CDS encoding CoA transferase — MALNPNSNLPLKDVKVIDFGQFIAGPAVAMILADLGATVVHVDPPGGPIWKSPANATLNRNKLSVSIDLKQEEGLEQALALIEEADIVIESFRPGVMARLGIDFTVLRQDRPELITLSIPGFASNDQLRRDWHAFESVIAANSGVFTDMGLNRVLMGVNPSFSPLPLGSAYGTMLAASSVVLALQGRERTGLGDEIEVPLVCALMEGLTYNSIKIDDLPERYKTQREKEIERRRIEGLPMNLSYDELQELLDPFYRSYKCKDGRMFYVVCPSHNQHAKRCLKVLGIYDELVAEGMNEEPDTYRPTSEWASDMSLGVYPLPKHWADHIAARMKEVFMTRTSKEWEKIFGRGKFPGAPQRWLQEWIHDDHAETAGLMVEVDDPEFGVMTQPGPMVWLQSSGTEMLSPTPRRWVGFQDALNALLSIETKLPRVRAKNARDGWLEGVRVLDLCNVIAGPHSVAYLARFGAEVIKIDPAKPFYDCWNTVIFGMSHMRSKRSVLTDITQPRGREILEELIRQSDVVVWNATDKQVARMGLTEEGMKRLNPQAIFCQLDCFSGVLPGPRTNYLGYDDLVQATTGIMLRFGGSMDTPEEHAHVGTIDVMCGFGASLGIATALYQKLKTGKVDRVKTSLSALSGLAQLPFCYDYERRGLFDEPAGREVNGYDDLSRFYSASDGILLISAYEYDLPKFSQVEGLEGLEEVPHGERAAFLAPRFLTMRALDWVERLQAADIAAAVCENLETLRSYNAHPADDSTGIDRGSYSFSVYEDHPSGHVITQLDPYAIRPKRGRIYPLAPSEKYGASTRSVLEELGHSTEEIDRLIEEGVVSESWSREYLPT; from the coding sequence ATGGCGTTAAATCCCAATTCCAATCTGCCTTTGAAAGACGTCAAGGTCATCGACTTTGGACAGTTTATTGCCGGTCCGGCGGTGGCCATGATCTTGGCGGATCTGGGCGCCACCGTCGTCCATGTCGATCCTCCAGGCGGGCCTATCTGGAAATCTCCCGCCAACGCGACCCTCAATCGTAATAAACTGAGCGTATCTATCGACCTCAAACAGGAGGAGGGGCTGGAGCAGGCACTGGCGTTGATCGAAGAAGCCGATATCGTCATCGAGAGTTTCCGTCCCGGTGTGATGGCGCGCCTCGGTATCGACTTCACGGTCTTGCGGCAGGATCGTCCCGAATTGATCACGCTGTCGATTCCTGGCTTCGCCTCCAACGACCAGCTGAGGCGTGACTGGCACGCCTTCGAAAGCGTTATCGCGGCCAACTCCGGCGTCTTCACGGATATGGGGCTCAACCGGGTATTGATGGGGGTCAATCCGTCATTCTCGCCACTGCCACTGGGTTCTGCCTACGGCACCATGTTGGCAGCATCTTCGGTCGTGCTGGCGTTGCAGGGGCGTGAGCGCACGGGGCTGGGTGATGAAATCGAAGTCCCCCTGGTCTGTGCGTTGATGGAAGGGCTGACGTATAACTCGATCAAGATCGATGACCTGCCGGAGCGCTACAAGACCCAGCGTGAGAAGGAGATCGAGCGGCGGCGTATCGAAGGCCTGCCCATGAACCTCAGCTACGATGAACTCCAGGAACTGCTGGATCCCTTTTATCGTAGCTACAAGTGCAAGGATGGCCGCATGTTCTATGTGGTCTGTCCGAGCCACAATCAGCACGCCAAGCGTTGCCTGAAGGTGCTGGGCATCTACGATGAACTGGTCGCCGAGGGCATGAACGAGGAACCGGATACCTATCGGCCGACCAGCGAGTGGGCCTCCGACATGTCGCTGGGCGTCTATCCCCTGCCCAAGCACTGGGCCGATCACATCGCCGCCCGCATGAAAGAGGTCTTCATGACACGTACCTCCAAGGAGTGGGAGAAGATCTTCGGTCGCGGCAAGTTCCCCGGTGCCCCCCAGCGCTGGCTGCAGGAATGGATTCACGATGACCATGCCGAGACGGCCGGGTTGATGGTCGAAGTGGACGACCCGGAGTTTGGCGTCATGACACAACCCGGCCCGATGGTATGGCTGCAGAGTAGCGGCACGGAGATGCTGTCGCCTACGCCTCGTCGTTGGGTCGGCTTTCAGGATGCGCTGAACGCACTACTCAGCATCGAGACCAAGCTGCCGAGGGTGCGGGCCAAGAATGCCCGTGATGGCTGGCTGGAAGGGGTGCGTGTTCTCGACCTGTGCAACGTGATTGCTGGGCCGCACTCCGTGGCTTACCTGGCACGATTCGGGGCAGAAGTCATCAAGATCGATCCGGCCAAACCCTTCTATGACTGCTGGAATACCGTCATCTTCGGTATGTCGCACATGCGTTCCAAGCGATCCGTGCTGACCGATATCACCCAGCCGCGAGGGCGGGAGATTCTTGAGGAACTCATCCGTCAGAGTGATGTGGTGGTATGGAACGCCACCGACAAGCAGGTGGCACGCATGGGGCTGACCGAAGAGGGCATGAAGCGCCTCAATCCTCAGGCCATCTTCTGTCAGCTGGACTGTTTCAGCGGTGTACTGCCGGGGCCACGGACCAATTACCTCGGTTACGACGATCTGGTGCAGGCAACAACCGGCATCATGCTGCGCTTCGGTGGCAGCATGGACACGCCGGAAGAACATGCCCACGTCGGCACCATCGATGTCATGTGTGGCTTCGGGGCCTCGCTCGGTATTGCAACGGCACTGTATCAAAAGCTCAAGACAGGCAAGGTCGATCGCGTGAAGACCTCGCTGTCTGCCCTGAGCGGTCTGGCACAGCTGCCGTTCTGCTACGATTATGAGCGCCGCGGGCTGTTCGATGAACCGGCGGGTCGTGAGGTCAATGGTTACGATGACCTGTCGCGTTTCTACTCTGCTTCTGACGGCATCCTGCTGATCAGTGCCTATGAGTATGACCTGCCCAAATTCTCGCAGGTCGAGGGCCTGGAAGGCCTTGAGGAGGTGCCTCATGGCGAACGCGCCGCCTTTCTGGCGCCACGCTTCCTGACCATGCGCGCCCTCGACTGGGTAGAGCGCTTGCAGGCGGCCGACATCGCTGCCGCCGTCTGTGAAAACCTCGAGACGCTCCGCTCCTACAATGCGCATCCGGCAGACGACAGTACGGGGATTGACCGGGGAAGCTATTCCTTCTCTGTCTATGAGGATCACCCCAGCGGGCATGTGATCACCCAGCTTGACCCCTATGCAATCCGACCCAAGCGGGGCAGGATCTACCCGCTGGCGCCTTCCGAAAAGTATGGAGCCTCTACCCGGAGCGTGCTCGAGGAGCTAGGACACTCGACCGAAGAGATCGATCGCTTGATCGAGGAGGGTGTCGTGTCTGAGAGCTGGAGCCGTGAGTACCTGCCGACCTGA
- a CDS encoding tautomerase family protein — translation MPFVTINVLKGKSRDYIKAISDEVNAAVIDTMGFPEDDRYQVVNECDPECLQLQKRDTDRVMMHLVMRGGQPDHAKKAFYARVVKSLARNPGIDPGNVMITITENRDIDWSFQDGVAQFCPE, via the coding sequence ATGCCATTTGTCACTATCAATGTGCTTAAGGGGAAATCCAGAGATTACATCAAGGCAATTTCCGATGAGGTCAATGCGGCGGTGATCGATACCATGGGGTTTCCCGAGGATGATCGATATCAAGTGGTTAATGAGTGTGATCCTGAATGCCTTCAGCTTCAGAAGCGCGATACAGATCGTGTGATGATGCATCTGGTGATGCGAGGCGGCCAGCCCGATCATGCCAAGAAGGCGTTCTATGCCAGAGTGGTCAAATCGCTGGCTCGCAATCCCGGCATCGATCCCGGAAACGTGATGATTACCATCACCGAGAACCGGGATATCGATTGGTCGTTCCAGGATGGGGTGGCGCAGTTCTGTCCGGAGTGA
- a CDS encoding BCCT family transporter, with the protein MAHAATALEGSLLGASCPATTSTYKKGVAMFHQMRPLVFWPPFILLMLAVGASMIDLESFLDVTGGLNTAILENVGWLFSLTSLAMVLTCLIVFLSPLGRTRIGGENARPMLSAWRWFSITLCTTVAVGIMFWSTAEPLYHLHSPPASLDIAANSLDAARFSLSTMFLHWSFTPYAIYTVPAVMFAIAHYNMGKPFSLGSLFTPILGDRLIGRPGRLLDALALFALVCGMASSLGTGVMTLAGGVDRFLGTGTGPLALGIVTLAIVAMFTASAASGLQRGIAALSALNTRAFFVFMAFIFLFGPTRDILGYGVEASGAYVGQFLEKSLFTGALADDPWPKSWSVFYWANWMAWAPITALFLGRISRGYTVRQFMLINLVAPALFAIAYVSVTSGSMLHLDLAAGGTMQALLQENGPGAMVYALLDELPLGGLSAAAFLAIAFLSYVTAADSNTEAISQLCSNGSQAALAGDGDDDDAARRLPLKVLWGITIGTVAWIMTSFVGVEGIKMLSNLGGFPALLIVILATASLLRLVSLGTAGAGMERTPSRTYSEEAHARWQQRRRLAESEQT; encoded by the coding sequence TTGGCCCACGCGGCGACTGCCCTGGAGGGCAGCCTGCTAGGGGCCTCTTGCCCCGCCACCACGTCCACCTACAAAAAAGGAGTCGCTATGTTCCATCAGATGCGACCACTGGTCTTCTGGCCCCCCTTTATCCTGCTGATGCTGGCGGTGGGCGCCAGCATGATCGATCTGGAAAGCTTCCTCGACGTGACGGGAGGGCTCAATACCGCCATTCTCGAGAATGTCGGCTGGCTGTTTTCCCTGACCTCACTGGCCATGGTCCTGACCTGCCTGATCGTCTTCCTGTCACCCTTGGGCCGCACCCGCATCGGCGGTGAAAACGCCCGACCGATGCTCTCGGCATGGCGCTGGTTTTCGATCACCCTGTGCACCACCGTGGCGGTGGGCATCATGTTCTGGTCGACCGCCGAGCCGCTCTATCATCTGCATTCCCCCCCGGCGTCACTCGATATCGCGGCCAACAGCCTGGATGCGGCACGCTTCTCCCTGTCGACCATGTTCCTGCACTGGTCCTTCACTCCCTATGCCATCTACACCGTGCCCGCCGTGATGTTCGCCATCGCCCACTACAACATGGGCAAGCCCTTCTCGCTGGGTTCGTTGTTCACACCCATCCTGGGTGACCGCCTCATCGGCCGCCCGGGACGGTTGCTGGATGCCCTAGCCCTGTTTGCGCTGGTCTGCGGCATGGCTTCGTCGCTGGGCACCGGCGTCATGACCCTGGCCGGCGGCGTCGACCGTTTCCTCGGCACCGGCACCGGGCCGCTGGCGCTGGGCATCGTGACCCTGGCGATCGTGGCGATGTTCACCGCCTCGGCCGCCAGCGGCCTGCAGCGCGGCATCGCCGCACTCTCGGCCCTCAATACGCGCGCCTTCTTTGTCTTCATGGCCTTCATCTTCCTGTTTGGCCCGACGCGTGACATCCTTGGCTACGGCGTGGAGGCCAGCGGTGCCTATGTCGGACAGTTCCTGGAAAAGAGCCTGTTCACCGGCGCCCTGGCCGACGATCCCTGGCCGAAGAGCTGGAGCGTCTTCTACTGGGCCAACTGGATGGCGTGGGCCCCGATCACGGCGCTCTTCCTCGGCCGAATCTCGCGAGGCTATACGGTACGCCAGTTCATGCTGATCAACCTGGTGGCCCCCGCACTGTTCGCCATTGCCTATGTCTCGGTCACCAGCGGCAGCATGTTGCACCTGGACCTGGCCGCGGGCGGGACCATGCAAGCGCTACTCCAGGAAAATGGCCCGGGCGCCATGGTCTACGCACTCCTCGACGAACTCCCCCTGGGCGGCCTCAGCGCCGCAGCCTTCCTGGCGATTGCCTTCCTGTCCTACGTGACGGCCGCCGACTCCAACACCGAAGCGATCAGTCAGCTCTGCAGCAACGGCAGTCAGGCGGCGCTGGCCGGCGACGGCGACGATGATGATGCCGCGCGTCGACTCCCGCTCAAGGTGCTGTGGGGCATCACGATCGGCACCGTGGCCTGGATCATGACCAGTTTCGTCGGGGTGGAGGGCATCAAGATGCTATCGAACCTGGGGGGCTTTCCGGCGCTGCTGATCGTCATCCTGGCGACGGCCTCTCTGCTGCGCCTGGTGAGCCTGGGCACGGCGGGGGCCGGCATGGAGCGAACGCCGTCGCGCACCTACTCCGAAGAGGCCCATGCCCGCTGGCAGCAGCGGCGGCGCTTGGCAGAGTCGGAACAGACATGA
- a CDS encoding mandelate racemase/muconate lactonizing enzyme family protein, with translation MTAALNDARVPLFTAPGQSSRIARIEISHHQFELDPPFPAAWDSQPRRRFPATLVRVIDSEGREGIGSGDVMYGFDDFRHLFIGEDPLDLERHAGVIDNIGFHAGRCWPLEVALWDLAGKILETPVWRLMGGVSNRLRAYASSGTHRPLEEVVALAEQVREAGIPALKLRFGRPRLEDDLAVLGAVRRAVGDDLELMVDCNQGWRMPWDVKTPWQFDQALEVARELERQRVYWMEEPLYRGDYAGMARLAEATSLRIAGGEMTREPYEFQEMLRQGCLDVYQPDAVCSVGMLGLARLAREIVDAGKLFTPHTWGNGIGVIANLHLTAGAVGSEGAPYLEYPLDPPEWTPEKRDFPLSKPLLADGEGWLTLSEAPGLGLELDEERLAATRADQATYQ, from the coding sequence ATGACAGCCGCATTGAACGACGCCCGTGTCCCCCTCTTCACGGCCCCGGGCCAGTCGAGCCGCATCGCCCGTATCGAGATCAGCCACCACCAGTTCGAGCTCGACCCGCCCTTCCCTGCCGCTTGGGACAGCCAGCCGCGCCGCCGCTTCCCGGCGACCCTGGTTCGGGTGATCGACAGCGAAGGACGCGAAGGGATCGGATCTGGCGATGTCATGTACGGCTTCGATGACTTTCGTCACCTGTTCATCGGCGAGGATCCACTGGATCTGGAGCGCCATGCCGGCGTGATCGACAACATCGGCTTTCATGCCGGGCGCTGCTGGCCGCTCGAGGTCGCCCTGTGGGATCTCGCCGGCAAGATCCTCGAGACCCCGGTCTGGCGCCTGATGGGCGGCGTCTCGAACCGCCTGCGCGCCTATGCCTCCAGTGGCACCCATCGCCCCCTAGAGGAAGTAGTGGCCCTGGCCGAGCAAGTCCGTGAGGCCGGCATCCCGGCCTTGAAGCTGCGCTTCGGTCGCCCTCGCCTGGAGGATGACCTGGCCGTGCTCGGCGCCGTGCGCCGCGCCGTCGGCGACGACCTGGAACTGATGGTGGACTGCAACCAGGGCTGGCGGATGCCCTGGGACGTCAAGACGCCCTGGCAGTTCGACCAGGCGCTGGAGGTGGCTCGCGAGCTGGAGCGCCAGCGGGTCTACTGGATGGAGGAGCCGCTGTATCGGGGCGACTATGCCGGCATGGCAAGGCTCGCCGAGGCGACATCCCTGAGGATCGCCGGCGGCGAGATGACGCGAGAGCCCTACGAGTTCCAGGAAATGCTGCGCCAGGGCTGCCTGGACGTCTATCAGCCCGACGCCGTCTGTTCGGTAGGCATGCTGGGACTGGCACGTCTGGCCCGCGAGATCGTCGACGCCGGCAAGCTCTTCACGCCGCATACCTGGGGCAATGGCATCGGGGTGATCGCCAACCTGCACCTGACCGCCGGTGCCGTCGGGAGCGAGGGCGCGCCCTACCTGGAGTACCCGCTCGACCCGCCCGAATGGACGCCCGAGAAGCGTGACTTCCCGCTGTCTAAGCCCCTTCTGGCGGATGGCGAGGGCTGGCTGACCCTGTCGGAGGCGCCGGGTCTCGGCCTTGAGCTGGATGAGGAGCGCCTGGCCGCCACACGTGCCGACCAGGCCACCTATCAATAA
- a CDS encoding iron-containing alcohol dehydrogenase, whose amino-acid sequence MQQDYENGRQAHVIAGPGCMARLPELRRQQGAERYLLITDAGLEASGMLAPYLAELEQDAEVIRFIAPAGEPSVATVDQAAQMVRELDAPLVLGIGGGTALDIAKLVAALAASPGKMETYLLGRSPWVGKAPAVMIPTTSGTGSEVTRTSILADGTGRKLWAWGDELLPEAVLLDPELTRSLPAALTAATGLDAFVHALEATTGRNRNHLIESQALAAIRLIGASLSEAVHAPANLEARQQMQEAACLAGMAIDNGGTGIAHNIGHALGSLYHLPHGVAVALAVEASLAWSIEGHEAIFDPSAHALMPGSSADALPGLFTELADASAFDQALVPFLDLEMDAATLAEVMQAEENAPMANNAARIPEEDDWQPLAELTVATFQRRRQRLLDTRTTTEGAVA is encoded by the coding sequence ATGCAGCAAGATTACGAGAACGGTCGCCAGGCCCACGTCATCGCGGGTCCGGGTTGTATGGCACGACTGCCGGAACTGCGTCGGCAACAGGGTGCCGAGCGCTATCTGCTGATCACCGATGCCGGACTCGAGGCCAGCGGCATGCTGGCCCCCTACCTGGCCGAGCTCGAGCAGGATGCCGAGGTCATCCGCTTCATCGCCCCCGCCGGAGAGCCCAGCGTGGCCACCGTCGACCAGGCGGCGCAGATGGTGCGCGAGCTCGATGCCCCCCTGGTACTCGGCATCGGCGGCGGTACCGCCCTGGACATCGCCAAGCTGGTGGCAGCGCTGGCCGCCAGCCCCGGAAAGATGGAGACCTATCTGCTGGGCCGCAGCCCCTGGGTCGGCAAGGCGCCAGCGGTGATGATCCCGACCACATCGGGCACCGGCAGCGAGGTCACTCGGACCTCCATCCTGGCCGACGGCACCGGGCGCAAGCTCTGGGCCTGGGGCGACGAGCTACTCCCCGAGGCCGTGCTGCTCGACCCCGAACTCACGCGCTCGCTTCCGGCTGCCTTGACCGCGGCCACGGGGCTGGATGCCTTCGTGCATGCCCTGGAAGCCACCACCGGCCGCAACCGCAATCACCTGATCGAGAGTCAGGCGCTGGCCGCGATTCGCCTGATCGGGGCCTCCCTGTCAGAGGCGGTGCATGCCCCCGCAAACCTCGAGGCTCGCCAGCAGATGCAGGAAGCCGCCTGCCTCGCCGGCATGGCCATCGACAATGGCGGTACCGGGATCGCGCACAACATCGGCCATGCCCTCGGCAGCCTCTACCACCTGCCTCATGGCGTGGCCGTGGCGCTCGCCGTCGAGGCCTCGCTTGCCTGGTCGATCGAGGGCCATGAGGCCATCTTCGACCCGAGCGCCCATGCCTTGATGCCGGGCAGCAGCGCGGATGCCCTGCCCGGGCTGTTCACCGAGCTGGCCGATGCCAGCGCCTTCGACCAGGCCCTCGTTCCCTTCTTGGACCTGGAGATGGACGCCGCGACGCTGGCCGAGGTGATGCAGGCCGAGGAAAACGCTCCCATGGCCAACAATGCCGCGCGCATCCCCGAGGAGGATGACTGGCAGCCGCTGGCCGAGCTCACCGTGGCTACCTTTCAGCGCCGCCGGCAGCGCCTGCTGGACACCCGGACGACGACAGAGGGGGCCGTCGCATGA
- a CDS encoding aldehyde dehydrogenase — protein MSERSLTDWQHLARTLPLPHQAYLGGEFCDAADGATFTAENPATGEPLTRVAACQAQDVDRAVANARKTFNAGTWRDLPPAERKARMLAWAQLIERHADEIALLETLETGKPISQTTSVDVPGLVGGLRYYAEALDKLYGETAPNGPSSVCMIDREPVGVVAAVVPWNYPLIIAGWKIGPALGAGNSLILKPAEQSNLATLRVAALASEAGIPAGAFQVITGLGHEAGEALGRHMDIDAVGFTGSTEIGKRFLAYSAESNMKRIGLECGGKSPHIVTRDVEDLDKIAMYVAYGVWYNQGQTCHAGTRLIVDRQIKDALLERLESWARKLEPGDPLDPDNQIGAMIEEPQLEKVQHYLAEGQREGAKLRFGGERVRRDSGGYYLTPAVLDEVSNDMRIAREEIFGPVLVVLTVDELDEAIAIANDTDYGLGAAIWTDNLSNGHRAARSLRAGTVWVNCYDHTSINAPFGGFKQSGQGRDKSLHAFDKYTELKTTWIEI, from the coding sequence ATGAGCGAGCGCTCCTTGACCGATTGGCAACACCTCGCCCGCACCCTGCCCCTGCCCCACCAGGCCTATCTGGGCGGTGAGTTCTGCGATGCCGCCGATGGTGCCACCTTCACGGCCGAGAACCCGGCCACCGGCGAGCCTCTCACCCGCGTAGCCGCCTGCCAGGCCCAGGACGTCGACCGCGCCGTCGCCAACGCCCGCAAGACGTTCAACGCCGGTACCTGGCGTGACCTGCCGCCGGCCGAGCGCAAGGCCAGGATGCTCGCCTGGGCGCAGTTGATCGAGCGCCACGCGGACGAGATCGCCCTGCTCGAGACCCTGGAAACGGGCAAGCCGATCTCCCAGACCACCAGCGTCGATGTGCCGGGGCTGGTCGGTGGCCTGCGCTACTATGCCGAAGCCCTCGACAAGCTCTACGGCGAGACCGCCCCCAACGGGCCTTCCAGCGTCTGCATGATCGATCGTGAGCCGGTGGGCGTGGTCGCCGCCGTGGTGCCCTGGAACTACCCGCTGATCATCGCCGGCTGGAAGATCGGTCCCGCCCTGGGCGCCGGCAACTCGCTGATCCTCAAGCCCGCCGAACAATCCAACCTCGCCACCCTGCGGGTCGCCGCGCTGGCCAGTGAGGCGGGCATTCCCGCCGGCGCCTTTCAGGTGATCACCGGCCTGGGCCATGAGGCCGGTGAAGCCCTGGGGCGACACATGGACATCGATGCGGTGGGCTTCACCGGGTCCACCGAGATCGGCAAGCGCTTCCTGGCGTATTCGGCGGAATCCAACATGAAGCGGATCGGCCTCGAGTGTGGCGGCAAGAGCCCGCACATCGTCACCCGAGACGTCGAGGACCTGGACAAGATCGCCATGTATGTGGCCTATGGCGTCTGGTACAACCAGGGTCAGACCTGCCATGCCGGTACCCGGCTGATCGTCGATCGCCAGATCAAGGACGCCCTGCTGGAGCGACTGGAAAGCTGGGCCAGGAAGCTTGAGCCAGGCGACCCCCTCGACCCCGACAACCAGATCGGCGCCATGATCGAGGAGCCCCAGCTGGAGAAGGTCCAGCACTACCTGGCCGAAGGCCAGCGCGAGGGTGCCAAGCTGCGCTTCGGTGGCGAAAGGGTGCGCCGTGATAGCGGCGGCTACTACCTCACGCCGGCGGTGCTTGACGAGGTCAGTAACGACATGCGCATCGCCCGCGAGGAGATCTTCGGCCCGGTGCTGGTGGTACTCACCGTCGATGAGCTGGACGAGGCTATCGCCATCGCCAATGACACCGACTACGGCCTCGGTGCTGCCATCTGGACCGACAACCTGAGCAATGGTCATCGTGCCGCCCGGTCACTGAGGGCCGGCACCGTCTGGGTCAACTGCTACGACCACACCTCCATCAATGCGCCCTTCGGGGGCTTCAAGCAGTCGGGACAGGGTCGCGACAAGTCCCTGCATGCCTTCGACAAGTACACCGAGCTCAAGACCACCTGGATCGAGATCTGA
- the gcvA gene encoding transcriptional regulator GcvA, whose protein sequence is MQRSLPPLNALKAFEAAAQCLSFTQAATRLCVTQSAVSRQVKLLEEQLGVALFDRSGGQLRLTAAGQRLLPVLRQSFDRIAWTVGGLGDQQALSRLKINVPPTFASRWLVPRLGRLNALHPSLELSITTRFEDDLLDRNELDGAIRFGAGEWPDIDAELLLQETHVAVCAPHLLEGRRGREVDLTRHTLLHVLRDDDRFHTWEHWLQAAGIDGVETGRGLAFDVLELAIQAAINGVGVTVADRHMIGRELMRGDLVQLLDVEVTGHQSYWLVTRHEQQESTNMALFRRWLRQEVSDPPSDFSEQA, encoded by the coding sequence ATGCAGCGATCGCTGCCACCATTGAATGCGCTCAAGGCCTTCGAGGCCGCCGCCCAGTGTTTGAGCTTCACCCAGGCAGCGACGCGCCTCTGCGTCACGCAGAGCGCCGTGAGCCGCCAGGTCAAGTTGCTGGAGGAACAGCTGGGGGTGGCACTGTTCGATCGCAGCGGTGGCCAATTGAGGCTCACCGCCGCGGGCCAGCGTCTGTTGCCGGTATTGCGCCAATCCTTTGATCGGATTGCCTGGACGGTGGGCGGCTTGGGCGATCAGCAGGCGCTGTCACGGCTGAAAATCAACGTGCCGCCGACCTTCGCCAGCCGCTGGCTGGTGCCCCGGCTGGGCCGTCTCAATGCACTGCATCCCTCACTCGAGCTGTCGATTACCACCCGCTTCGAGGATGACCTGCTGGATCGCAACGAACTGGATGGGGCGATCCGTTTCGGTGCGGGCGAGTGGCCGGACATCGATGCCGAGCTGCTGCTGCAGGAAACGCATGTCGCGGTCTGCGCTCCCCATCTGCTCGAGGGGCGGCGCGGCCGTGAAGTGGATCTGACCCGACACACCCTGTTGCATGTGCTGCGCGACGATGACCGGTTCCATACCTGGGAGCACTGGCTGCAAGCGGCGGGCATCGACGGCGTGGAGACAGGTCGAGGCCTGGCCTTCGATGTGCTCGAGCTCGCCATTCAGGCAGCCATCAATGGGGTCGGGGTGACGGTGGCCGATCGGCACATGATTGGCCGTGAGCTGATGCGGGGCGACCTGGTCCAGTTGCTGGATGTGGAGGTCACCGGCCATCAATCTTATTGGCTGGTGACGCGCCATGAGCAGCAGGAGTCCACCAACATGGCGCTGTTTCGTCGCTGGCTGCGGCAGGAGGTCAGTGACCCGCCGTCCGATTTCTCCGAACAGGCCTGA
- a CDS encoding LysR substrate-binding domain-containing protein, which produces MHSIDKDDGQNLPILDTELLSAFVAVIENEGFTAAARQLHKTQSTISQRIRTLEERVGVPLLHRTSRQLHLTSDGETFLVYARRLLQLQREAISALGHGDREGVIRFGLPENYAEAWLPRLLDRFAQRHPRIRPHIHCRMSSELIEALESGELDLALTVRHANHGNGDVLGTESLVWTAHRDFQHDAGSPLPLALFPDHCPYRQRALDSLTRQGRQWSLQYTSQSPTGLRMAVNQRNAVTVADRRTLPVDWQVLDEPLGLPPLPPAQLELHRSPSFQHPAGDDLIALIRELLTMDDSCANAGDP; this is translated from the coding sequence ATGCATTCCATCGACAAAGACGATGGCCAGAACCTGCCGATCCTCGACACCGAGTTGCTCAGCGCCTTCGTGGCGGTGATCGAGAACGAGGGATTCACGGCGGCGGCTCGCCAGCTGCACAAGACGCAGTCGACCATCAGCCAGCGCATTCGTACCCTCGAGGAGCGAGTGGGCGTTCCACTGCTGCATCGCACCAGTCGGCAGTTGCACCTGACCTCGGACGGCGAGACCTTCCTGGTCTATGCGCGTCGGTTGCTGCAGCTGCAGCGAGAGGCCATCAGTGCGCTTGGCCATGGTGATCGGGAGGGAGTGATTCGGTTCGGGCTGCCCGAGAATTACGCCGAGGCCTGGCTCCCACGGCTATTGGACCGCTTCGCTCAGCGCCACCCGCGCATCCGGCCCCATATCCACTGCCGCATGTCCAGCGAACTGATCGAGGCCCTGGAAAGCGGAGAGCTCGACCTGGCACTGACGGTGCGTCATGCCAACCATGGCAACGGGGACGTCCTGGGCACCGAGTCCCTGGTCTGGACCGCGCATCGTGACTTCCAGCACGACGCAGGGTCACCGCTTCCCCTGGCGCTGTTTCCGGATCACTGCCCCTACCGTCAGCGCGCCCTGGATAGCCTGACTCGCCAGGGGCGGCAGTGGTCGCTGCAATACACCAGCCAGAGTCCGACCGGGCTGCGCATGGCCGTCAACCAGCGCAACGCCGTGACCGTGGCCGACCGCCGCACCCTGCCGGTCGACTGGCAGGTCCTCGATGAGCCACTGGGCCTGCCTCCCTTGCCGCCGGCGCAGCTGGAACTGCACCGCTCGCCGAGCTTCCAGCACCCTGCCGGGGACGACCTGATTGCGCTGATCAGGGAACTGCTCACCATGGATGACTCGTGCGCCAATGCCGGCGATCCCTGA